The Asticcacaulis excentricus CB 48 genome includes a window with the following:
- a CDS encoding heavy metal translocating P-type ATPase produces the protein MTDTLTDYGCYVTEEDDGHQALYLRVEGMRCAACAWKVESTLNAYDGVSARMTYATQRLKLVWGKDDFTPRANDLAAAVEALGFSVAPFDISKASEGAKAEESLLLRCLAVAGFATTFVMLFADALWFSDDASLNGATRDLMHWAMALVALPTTLYAGRPFFRSAMAALRHGRSHMDVPISVAVLLTAGMSLFETIRHGPHVYFDASVMLLFFLLIGRYLDLKARGKAREAAEGLLAMLDGTATVREGGQVRACKISDLRPGMTLIVAAGEKIAADATLTRGATDVDTSLLTGETLPRAVGPGETVYAGTINVAAPVEAVITAPSENSLLSRTVALMETAEQGQARFVHIADRVAAIYAPVVHIVAALTFAGWALWGHGGWQDALLKAMAVLIVTCPCALGLAVPVAQVLASGRLFRRGILLKSARGLERLAAADTVIFDKTGTLTRGQPMWMNPSALNEYETRLAVALAAQSRHPLSRALVQARPDLPVAPASVEDVPGCGLRGEVEGEPVWLGKAAWLGIESTGDSAPELWFRRGTNAPVRLVFEDTLRLDARRTIDSLKAHGLDIWLLSGDRRVAAEQVTAELGIDTCHADLSPLEKLATVQRLQAEGRKVLMVGDGLNDAAALSAASVSISPASGMDITQNAADLVFRGDSLWPVAEALRVAERTGRIVTQNFVLSFGYNLIAVPLAVGGWVTPLIAAIAMSASSLVVVANAFRLKFPGR, from the coding sequence ATGACCGACACCCTGACCGATTACGGCTGCTACGTCACCGAAGAGGACGACGGCCATCAGGCGCTCTATCTGCGCGTCGAGGGGATGCGCTGTGCCGCCTGCGCGTGGAAGGTCGAAAGCACGCTCAATGCCTATGACGGCGTCAGTGCGCGCATGACCTACGCCACCCAGAGGCTGAAACTAGTGTGGGGCAAGGACGATTTTACCCCGCGCGCCAATGATCTGGCCGCTGCCGTCGAGGCGCTGGGCTTTTCCGTCGCTCCCTTCGACATTTCGAAAGCCAGCGAAGGGGCGAAGGCCGAAGAGAGCCTGCTGCTGCGTTGTCTCGCCGTGGCCGGGTTTGCCACCACCTTTGTCATGCTGTTTGCTGACGCCTTGTGGTTCAGCGATGACGCCTCGCTCAACGGGGCGACGCGCGACCTGATGCACTGGGCGATGGCGCTGGTCGCCCTGCCAACCACGCTTTATGCCGGTCGCCCCTTCTTCCGCAGTGCCATGGCGGCCCTCAGGCACGGCCGCAGCCATATGGACGTACCAATCAGCGTCGCCGTGTTGCTAACGGCAGGGATGAGCCTGTTCGAGACGATCCGCCACGGGCCGCACGTCTATTTCGACGCCTCGGTGATGCTGCTGTTCTTCCTGCTGATCGGGCGCTATCTCGACCTCAAGGCGCGCGGCAAGGCGCGTGAGGCCGCCGAGGGGCTGCTGGCCATGCTGGACGGCACGGCCACGGTGCGCGAAGGCGGCCAGGTACGTGCGTGCAAGATCAGTGACCTACGCCCCGGCATGACGCTTATAGTGGCCGCCGGTGAAAAAATCGCCGCCGACGCCACCCTGACGCGTGGCGCAACCGATGTCGATACCAGCCTGCTGACGGGTGAGACCCTGCCGCGCGCCGTCGGCCCCGGTGAGACGGTCTATGCGGGCACGATCAATGTCGCCGCCCCTGTGGAAGCCGTCATCACAGCGCCCTCCGAGAACAGCCTTCTGTCGCGCACCGTGGCCCTGATGGAGACGGCGGAACAGGGACAGGCGCGTTTTGTGCACATCGCCGACCGCGTGGCGGCCATCTATGCGCCAGTCGTGCATATCGTCGCCGCCCTGACCTTTGCCGGTTGGGCCCTGTGGGGGCATGGCGGCTGGCAGGACGCGCTGCTGAAGGCCATGGCCGTGCTGATCGTCACCTGCCCCTGCGCGCTGGGGCTGGCCGTGCCGGTGGCGCAGGTTCTGGCGTCCGGTCGATTGTTCCGGCGCGGCATCCTGCTGAAATCCGCGCGCGGGCTGGAGCGTCTGGCCGCCGCCGATACGGTCATCTTTGACAAGACCGGCACCCTGACGCGCGGCCAACCGATGTGGATGAACCCGTCGGCGCTGAACGAATACGAGACGCGGCTGGCTGTGGCGCTGGCGGCGCAAAGCCGTCACCCCCTGTCGCGCGCGCTCGTGCAGGCGCGGCCCGACCTCCCTGTCGCGCCCGCCTCGGTCGAAGACGTGCCCGGCTGCGGCCTGCGCGGTGAGGTGGAGGGTGAGCCGGTATGGCTGGGCAAGGCGGCTTGGCTGGGTATAGAGTCCACCGGCGACAGCGCCCCCGAACTGTGGTTCCGGCGGGGTACAAATGCCCCGGTACGTCTGGTGTTCGAAGACACGTTGCGGCTCGATGCGCGGCGCACCATCGACTCCCTGAAGGCGCACGGGCTCGACATATGGCTCCTGTCCGGCGACCGGCGCGTCGCGGCGGAACAGGTGACGGCGGAGCTGGGCATCGACACCTGTCACGCCGATCTGTCGCCGCTGGAAAAGCTAGCTACCGTGCAGCGCCTGCAAGCCGAGGGGCGCAAGGTGCTGATGGTCGGCGATGGGCTGAACGACGCGGCGGCCCTGTCGGCGGCAAGCGTCTCCATCTCCCCCGCGTCGGGCATGGACATCACGCAGAACGCCGCCGACCTTGTGTTTCGCGGCGACAGCCTGTGGCCCGTGGCCGAGGCGCTGCGTGTGGCCGAACGCACCGGGCGCATCGTCACGCAGAATTTCGTCCTGTCGTTTGGTTATAATCTGATAGCGGTCCCGCTGGCCGTGGGCGGCTGGGTGACGCCGCTGATCGCCGCGATTGCCATGTCGGCCTCGTCGCTGGTCGTGGTGGCCAATGCGTTTCGATTGAAGTTCCCCGGACGCTGA
- the ccoS gene encoding cbb3-type cytochrome oxidase assembly protein CcoS, whose amino-acid sequence MDILILLVAAAGVLALIAGAAFMWALRSQQFDDPEMQAERILHDDDEP is encoded by the coding sequence GTGGACATTCTGATCCTTCTGGTGGCGGCGGCGGGTGTGCTGGCCCTGATTGCGGGGGCGGCCTTCATGTGGGCCCTGCGCAGCCAGCAGTTCGACGATCCGGAGATGCAGGCCGAGCGCATCCTGCACGACGATGACGAGCCATGA